The DNA window ttaaatcataatttaaGGAAATGCCTAAAACTCACTTGAGATGATAATTGTATCATTAGCTTAAGAAAGCGAGGAACAAATGACCAAGACAATACAGATGCAACAGTGAGGAATATGGACAAGACCAACAACCTGATGTTTGTGATATAAAAAACGTTAGAATTGATTCAAATAATTTACCTTTAGatcattaataaaatgaaaGCTTCAGAGAACAGTAAAAGAAGTCATAAAGTGAGCCTCCTTTCTCCCCAATGAAAGAAAGAGGAACAGGTAACTCATTCTCTTCTCCTCCCTGACAGAGAGGGTAATACAAGAAAATAAATAGCAAACAGAGCTTACAGCTTCCCCATCGACGCCATTCCTTGTAGCATGCCACTACTGCCACCCAAAACTGGGAGCAAGGCAAATAGCAAACCAACGGCACAATCCTGCAATAATTCATGATGGACAACTATTCATATCAGAATCAGAGAGTTTCCAACTGAACATGCTATCTTCTAAAGTTGCCTTGCAAcccaaataaatataaacaagccaaaatagaaacaaaaccTGAAGTATAAGTGTCCCAATTGTGACTTGACCATGAAGAGAATTACTACTATTTCGTTCAACTAAAAATTTCACCACCTGGTGCAAGTAAAAAGAAAAGCATGAGCCCAAAGTTTCATATAAACAAATAAGAGAAATATCAGTATCAAAGTGCCTAAAAAAATACCACTGCCGTGGATGACATGGAGAGGAAGAAACCAACAAAAATACCCTCAGACAACTTAGCTCCACACAACTGCATCATTAAAAGATGCCCAAGTTTAGCAGAGATTAAACAAAGACATCTAGAAAAAAGAGGAGTTGGGGGGGCATCAGAAGCTTAAGCAACTTACCACAGCAGTAATGCCACACAAGAACATAAATATAACAATTTGAAGTAACCCTCCCAATACAGCAACAGGCCCCACAACTTTTAACTGCATTACGATTGAGTCACagcaatttttttgaataagtgTGAAAAATGTTCTTATAAATACCAGTATAACTTTCAGAAAAAATAGCTGTATAGATTAATGTACCAAAGAATTTCCAAAACCAAATACAGATAAATTACCTTTGTCAAAGAAAACTCTAGTCCCAATGCAAATAGAAGAAAAATAACACCAAAATGAGCTACAGTTTCAACCTGTGATGAAAGCAAAGAAAAGTTTACTGTTAATGTAAAATATTATTAGCAGTCAAATCCTCAAAGCATTGAGATCAAAACTAAAACACAGTATAGTTAAAGAAGCCAAGTGTAGACACTTGTTGATTTCATATCAAAGAGTATTTTATTGAGGTGgcttgctaaaaatatgaatcagTTTTCCTGAGCCCATTATTCTCTTTGATGACAATAGATATCAAATAGGAGAGCAAAGCATTCGTCAGCCAGCTAATCAAAAATCAAAGTAGCTTATGCCATGATTACAAACTACAAAGAAAAAATACCAACATCTCAAAACTAAGTaacaaaaactaaaactaaaacagGAAACAGTCCCTAGCTAGAGGAAAAGAATCTTACCTTCTAACAAGATGGCTCTACTAAGGCCTACAAGTAGGGAAACTCTCAATTGTGATATTTAACTACAGTTTAATGAGTAAAGAGAGCTAACAGATTAATAACTTGTTAACACTGATCTCTGCTGGCCTCCCTTATAGTTAAATCCCATATACCTccttaaaaataaacataatgcTAAATCTGAGGACAGCTAATTGGAACAGGTGATGGTAAGCTGGCAGAATGATTCTACTACCAAACATCATGCAAAGCTTTATTGCCATTTAGATCTTCAATCTCAAAAACATTAACGTGGCAATGATGACAAAAGATAACATGTTCTATAGACCCACAAGATTCGTGTTCCTGTCAAATTATCTTCACTGAAATGACAACAACAATGGGAAAGTGCAGAATCAAAAGTGTAAGCGCTaaggaaaaaggaaaataatataCCTGTACCATCTCACTAATAAATTTCAGCCCGCCTGGTCCAATGAGCGAACCCGCAAGAAGATAGCCCACAATAACCTACCATACAGATCCATATATCAATAGAGAAACATAAATCTCAAATAGTGTACAACccaaatcagaaaataaaataaaaacctgcACATGTACCTAAAATAAAGCAGTAAAAACTATCTACGTAAACAAAACAAGATAAACATAACTATCATTTATAAATACTAACCGGTTGTCCCAAACACGAAAAGATAATCCCAGCAATGGCAGCAGAAACAATGACAACTACCAGATCTGAAATTAATCTGTAGAAATGTCAAACActatattaaagaaaaaattaaatttagcaaACACACCACAAAGTCAACAATGTTAATTTAGTGGTTCATGCCAAAGAAAACAAGTCATACAGCAGATGCACGAGCTGAAAAACTTATCGTATAATGAGACTGCATAATAATGTTAACCTTCATATAGCAGCTAGAAATAAAGATTTAAAAGACATTAACCTCAAATCTACTTGAAGTACCGGATACTTGGATTTCTTGTTGGACATGACAAAGACATTATCCTACAATTAGTAAGAAAATAGTGTTAATAAAAAGAGATGATCTCAAAAGAGTTGGTACATAAAGAGCTGACTACAAATTTTGGCACACCTTATTGTCAATAAGGGTTGTCATGTCCTCGGAATCTTCATTTTCCAATGTAAAAACATCTTGAAAGCCAAATGATTTCGTTCCACTGccaaaaagaataaacaaaaataatttaagagaaCTATAGTCACTGCAATCACTCTCCCCCATAAAAACGTATTTTAAGATTTCTGTACTTAGTCACTTGTGTGTCATTTTTCTTGTTCTTGTTGATCTTAACTACAGTCTCCAGAACAGCCTGTAAAGCAAAACCAAGACAATgcttaacaaaacaaaatagaaTGCTAAAAGGTAGTATgcaactaaaacttaaccagCATATCTTGCACAAGAAAAGACAAAAGACAGATCTTAAATCTATGTAATTTTAAGGAAAAACTGAGCCTACCTGTTGATCAGCTACACTATTGTTAAAACTGCTTCCATCAGAACCtaagaaaacaaacaaacaaatatataaaatcagaCAAACAGAGCCTGAAGAACCACACTATCAAGAGATGACCTATGGATAAGCATCAGTTATCAACCAACAGATAGAAGCCAACGGCATGAGTATCAGACCTGAAACTAAAACATAATTCACAACAACATGGACATGCATATTAAGAATGTTCTTTTGAACCAATCTCGGATGAATTCTACGCAATTCCACTGCCATAAACCAGTGCAACACTGTTTCCCGATTTACCATATTGTCCTCAAATTGGACACTTAGCTTAACATTTCAAAATTCCCTAATTCCTGGTATGATACTATGATTCTAGTATAAGTCATACTCCACAAGGCCAAAGTAAAATTACAGACCTAAACAGCATCACTGAACTATAATTGCACTCTAGAAGACAAACACTCAGCTTCTAAATTAGCCTCCTACCGGTACAATACCTAACATATactttaaatttgttaaaaaaaagaaattagagCAGCAACAGCTAACCTTCAGGCTGATCATTTTCAGAAAATTCCTTCTGAAGAACTCGATCGAACATTTGCGCTATACTGCCGTCTCCATTATCAGGTGCAGACGAATTCAACAAATTACCATAAAACCGCTCCCTCATTTCCTTGTCAGATCTCGCCGACGCACATATCGCCGTTGAAACCAACGCCGACATCAACAGCAACCACCAATACCTTTTCGCTACCAAAACCGTCATACTCTCTGTTGCAATATCTCTCCCTCTCAGAGCAAATGAAAATAAAGTGAAAAGGATAATTTCTAAAAGAATAATGTGATGTGATGAACAAGAATCCGAGATGGCGCGGCAATTGCTTAAACCAAACTCAACACATTACAATCGCACGTTCCTTCAGTGTTAAAGAATTGCAGACTTTAACGACTCGAGACATGGCGAGATGCTATTGGCTAAATGGGTTGCATTACGAGTGCGGCTGGCGTGGGTGCAATGATATGAGTTGTTAGCCTCAATTTTGACATTTCGCGCGTGTAAAAGTTGATGAGTAAAGGATTAACATGGTCCTTCAATTTGTAACTTGagctcaaataattaaattttagtcatttttgaaaaattaaggacaaaattacaatataaacaAGTTCAATGACCGAGTTGACACAATTTTATCATTCACCACACCAAAAATAGAGAATATTGTCATCAGTTGGATCAAAATACTTGATAATGAAATATTTGACCGCGAGTcacaaatttaagagttaaattaACTCTTTACTCAAAAGTTAATCGAGTAAATGGTGAATACGGTCACTAAACTTGTGACTTGAAATCAAATAACTTACTTTCAACTATTTAGATTAATTGAACGCaataatttttagataaaattatataaatgtaaACAACATTATAAATCAAAGTGaaccaattttaattttgattgacctaaaaaatattatacttaattaattacaatagctgaaaataaattattttacttttaattaaaatttaaggacCGGATTGATCAAAGTAGATGGCATAATGAGTAGGCAAGATGCATTAATCTGAGGCCCAAACTTTTCTCACTGTTCAACAACACACATAAGCTGGGCTTTAATGTGTAACTGAGCTGGGCTTTACGCGTTAACCGAAAGAACATTCAATAGACAGACTCGATACACATTTTTGGAAGTGACATGAGGCTGCATAACAATCACATATCAAGGGGAGCGTGCTCTCCACAAGTTGAACACCCAATATTTGTGTAATTCAACCTAACTTCCTTTTCCAACACTCACAGATTAAGACTGAGCGTTAAACCTAATTTCACATCTCATACAATGGCCACAATTTCTGCTGCTACTTCATTCACTGGTTTTTGTTACAGCAAATCAAGACTCCAAGGACTCAAGCCAACCGTGCATGTAGATGGCAGACCAAGGCGCATGGTTGCTGTGAGAGCTGAAGGGCTAGGCATCAACCCGTCAATTAGAAAGGAAGAGGCCAAAGTAGTCGACTCTGTTCTGGTCGATGAGCTTTCTAAGCCTCTAACTCCTTATTGCaggtttgaatttaaatttgaatttattagaTAATTATAATTGAGGACGATTGATATATTTTGGTCCattatttgtgttaaaatttagTGAATTTCATTTTATATGTGCATGGTAGATGCTGGAGATCAGGGATATTTCCATTATGTGATGGAACACACGTAAAGCATAACAAAGCCACTGGTGACAATGTTGGACCTTTGCTCTTGAAAAAGCCAAaagagtaattaattattattatttctttccTATCTCTGTTGTTGTTAGCCGTGTGAACTCgagaatttttaatattattttgtgtACTAATATTTGCTCACCGCCTCTGATTCAGGGGAACTTTCTTTCGGGTGGTTGTTGCATTAGCCATTTTCAGATATTGCAGTGTCACCTGTAGTCAATTGCATTGTCCATTTTCAAACATGAACATATACCTTAGACTAGATTTTCTGAGTTAAGATTGAGTTTTAAAGTGTTATTGAACACAGATTTCCAGTTTTAGCTCAAGTTAACCTTAATTTTTAAGTTCAATATCCGAGTTATTCGATTCAACTCgagtataataaaaaataaaaaataatattaaaaagattATATATGTCACATCTGAAAATATTTTCACTATCaattaatttatagtataaAATGCTACTGACGCCAAGTGGTTAAGTCTCTCCCGTGCATTCCTGAGATCGAGATCTCGATTTCGAGTTTCAGTAGGTAGGAACAGTTGTTAAATTGTCCATTTTCAAACATAACATATACGTTTGACTCGATTTACTGAGTTAAGATTGAGCTCGAATGTGTTATACAAGGTCGATTTTGAGTTTGAGCTCAAATTaacttgaatttaaaaaattcaagttGGAGTTCGAATTAAAATTCGAACTATTTGAGTTCGACTCGAGTACAACAATGaaaagatatatattaaaaaaaagtatatttgtCACATTTGAAATTCTTTTCACTATAAAAAATGTAATTCAACTATCTTAGAGTTATAAAATATCTATATAGTAAAATTAAACTGTAATTTTATGTGCAAGAAAATTGTTTAGGTCGGTTTAAGTTCGAATTGTAGATCTGTTTTTCTAATACTGGAGCTCGTTTAGACTCGCTAGTCTCACAAGACTTTTTTTCTAATACTCGAGCTTCACTCGATTTTTTAAGTTAATCTCAAATTTATCAAATCTACCTTATAAAAAATTCTCGAGTAATTTGCGAGAGTATTTCTAATTGCATcgcagagagagagagagtacaATTGTTGAATTTGAAGTTGAGCTCAATCCTGAAGTGGGTAATGGACAGGTATGTCTGTGGCCCATTTCTGCCTCAGAAAGCCTAGCAATCTTGTTTGAGCAACTATTTGTTTAGAATTGAGATTTTTTCTAGttctaaaagataaaaatagcgtaaataacatatatacataatttaaattaatttatatttatttatttttagaaaatatagattaaaattttttattttttatttttattataatttaagtggagttttatatttgtttatggTAGCAACATAAGAGGTTTATGCTTTAGTAAGGTGTGAGGACCACACTAGTATAGTGTACAGATGTGCTGAGGACACTATTGATCAATATTCATTTCCATGAACCATATAGATCTTGCCATAAGCCCATAACAGTTCATTTAGGTCAGATGGCGGTCCAATTTATTAACTTAGGAAACAGCTGAACTATAATTTGATGGGTGGACCCTTGTTACATTAAATACTTGTACCATTAACAAAAGTAGCAGCATGGCTTTTACTTATATTTCTGTTTCAATAACTcggttaaaataattttacaaaaaccACTAATATATTCTAGAGTTACTatctgataatttatttatctttttaacaatGTCTACAACTCATTGCATAATTTTGCATTTTAATTGTATTTCCACATTTGATATAATGACATTGAGAAGTGATTCTTAGCCTAAAAAGTTGcgtataatataaaattaaagataattaaataaatctaagaATCAACAACCATTAAAGCCAAAATGAAAGATGCTAAACAAGCGAAAAGATAAAGGGGTCATTATTATtgtgaaaaatttgaaaaaggaAGGTGACAAAATATGTTTCATAAGCTCAATTAACGGGTCTTAATGATCCAGACCCCACCAAGCAAGCGCCAACCATTTTCTAAAGCTGGTAGGTGAATTTGGAATTATTACAATCACTAGTAATTGGCCACcaacaatttaaatatgatCCACGGCTTAACGTAGTCAGTTTAGTGTAGCTTTGAAACTTTGGAACAAACTTTTGTCTAGTGCAAatagtttaaagtttaaacatttCAGCATATGCAAAGTTTTGACTAGATGGCCTTGTGAAGTTGGCATGATTcctttttcttattattttagttttaaaatgatataagaCTGTATATGACtggtaaatatttttttaaataaaaaaaaattgtatttctcattagtttaatttttcaaagaataattaaaatgttcaaatcaaaacatgaaatataaaatatgataaagTAAATCTAAATATACCTAAAAAgacatgaaaattaaaataaatgctaaattaaataaaattcataaaataaaattagagaaagtattaaaaagttataaatttttttaatagtagac is part of the Mercurialis annua linkage group LG3, ddMerAnnu1.2, whole genome shotgun sequence genome and encodes:
- the LOC126674008 gene encoding K(+) efflux antiporter 5, coding for MTVLVAKRYWWLLLMSALVSTAICASARSDKEMRERFYGNLLNSSAPDNGDGSIAQMFDRVLQKEFSENDQPEGSDGSSFNNSVADQQAVLETVVKINKNKKNDTQVTNGTKSFGFQDVFTLENEDSEDMTTLIDNKDNVFVMSNKKSKYPVLQVDLRLISDLVVVIVSAAIAGIIFSCLGQPVIVGYLLAGSLIGPGGLKFISEMVQVETVAHFGVIFLLFALGLEFSLTKLKVVGPVAVLGGLLQIVIFMFLCGITAVLCGAKLSEGIFVGFFLSMSSTAVVVKFLVERNSSNSLHGQVTIGTLILQDCAVGLLFALLPVLGGSSGMLQGMASMGKLLLVLSIFLTVASVLSWSFVPRFLKLMIQLSSQTNELYQLAVVAFCLLSAWCSDKLGLSLELGSFVAGVMISTTDFAQHTLDQVEPIRNLFAALFLSGIGMLIHVHFLWNHVDILLASVLLVIVIKTAVVAVVTKAFGYGIRTSFHVGVLLAQIGEFAFVLLSRASNLHLVEGKMYLLLLGTTALSLVTTPLLFKLIPNVMNLGVLLNWFPPENSTQNEEKERERVSLIEAHNRLL
- the LOC126673813 gene encoding CDGSH iron-sulfur domain-containing protein NEET, with protein sequence MATISAATSFTGFCYSKSRLQGLKPTVHVDGRPRRMVAVRAEGLGINPSIRKEEAKVVDSVLVDELSKPLTPYCRCWRSGIFPLCDGTHVKHNKATGDNVGPLLLKKPKE